Proteins encoded by one window of Funiculus sociatus GB2-C1:
- a CDS encoding carbon-nitrogen hydrolase family protein, with protein sequence MKSYLAAAIQMTSLPDLEKNLVQAEELIDLAVRQGAELVSLPENFSFLGKEEDKIALGDAIATKSEKFLKTMAQRFQITILGGGFPVPVDSQKVYNTALLIDPSGQELARYEKVHLFDVNLPDGNTYRESSTVMAGTRIPPVYPSKHLGNLGLSVCYDVRFPELYRHLAQMGADIFFVPAAFTAYTGAYHWQVLLQARAIENTCYIIAPAQTGQHYALRQTHGHAMIIDPWGVILADAGDAPGVAIAEINPSRLEQVRRQMPSLQHRVFM encoded by the coding sequence AAATGACTAGCTTGCCAGACCTGGAAAAAAACCTGGTACAGGCAGAAGAACTGATCGATCTTGCCGTGCGGCAGGGTGCCGAGTTAGTGAGCTTGCCAGAAAACTTTTCCTTCCTGGGAAAAGAGGAAGATAAGATTGCTCTTGGGGATGCGATCGCCACAAAGAGCGAAAAATTCCTCAAAACAATGGCACAGCGCTTTCAAATTACCATCTTAGGGGGCGGGTTCCCGGTTCCCGTTGACAGCCAAAAAGTCTATAACACCGCCCTGCTCATCGATCCTTCAGGGCAAGAACTCGCCCGTTACGAAAAAGTGCATCTATTTGATGTTAACTTGCCCGACGGCAACACCTACCGAGAATCTAGCACAGTTATGGCTGGCACTCGCATACCGCCAGTTTATCCCTCAAAGCACTTAGGTAATTTAGGACTCTCGGTGTGTTACGATGTCCGTTTTCCGGAACTTTATCGGCACTTGGCGCAGATGGGAGCCGACATTTTCTTTGTCCCAGCTGCCTTCACCGCCTACACTGGCGCATACCACTGGCAAGTATTACTCCAAGCCAGAGCAATTGAAAACACCTGCTACATTATCGCCCCAGCCCAGACTGGGCAACACTATGCCTTGCGGCAGACTCACGGACACGCGATGATTATTGATCCTTGGGGTGTTATTTTAGCGGATGCGGGGGATGCACCGGGGGTAGCGATCGCAGAAATCAACCCCTCTCGCCTCGAACAAGTCCGCCGTCAGATGCCTTCCCTGCAACATCGAGTTTTCATGTAA
- the fba gene encoding class II fructose-bisphosphate aldolase (catalyzes the reversible aldol condensation of dihydroxyacetonephosphate and glyceraldehyde 3-phosphate in the Calvin cycle, glycolysis, and/or gluconeogenesis), with protein MALVPMRLMLDHAAENDYGIPAYNVNNMEQIQAIMQAAHETNSPVILQASRGARKYAGENFLRHLILAAVETYPHIPIAMHQDHGNSPSTCYSAMSHGFTSVMMDGSLEADAKTPASFEYNVEVTRKVVEVAHSIGVSVEGELGCLGSLETGMGDKEDGHGAEGVLSHDQLLTDPDEAVAFVEQTQVDALAVAIGTSHGAYKFTRKPTGEILAISRIEEIHSRLPNTHLVMHGSSSVPEDLLALINQYGGTIPETYGVPVEEIQKGIKSGVRKVNIDTDNRLAITAAVREALAKDTKEFDPRHFLKPSIKYMQKVCGDRYQQFGAAGQGTKIKQVSLDDFAAKYAKGELSAVTKKALTV; from the coding sequence ATGGCGCTCGTACCAATGCGGCTGATGTTGGATCACGCGGCCGAAAACGATTACGGCATCCCTGCTTATAACGTAAATAACATGGAGCAGATCCAGGCAATTATGCAGGCTGCCCATGAAACAAATAGTCCCGTGATTTTGCAAGCCTCTCGCGGCGCTCGCAAGTATGCTGGAGAAAACTTTCTGCGCCATCTGATTTTAGCGGCAGTGGAAACTTACCCCCACATCCCCATTGCCATGCACCAAGATCATGGTAATTCACCATCTACCTGCTACTCTGCCATGAGCCACGGTTTTACCAGCGTCATGATGGATGGCTCCTTAGAAGCAGATGCTAAGACTCCAGCCAGCTTCGAGTACAACGTCGAAGTCACCCGGAAAGTGGTAGAAGTTGCACACTCCATCGGCGTTAGCGTCGAAGGCGAACTGGGTTGCTTGGGTTCTCTGGAAACTGGCATGGGTGACAAAGAAGATGGTCACGGTGCGGAAGGAGTTCTCTCTCACGACCAGCTGCTGACTGACCCAGACGAAGCCGTTGCCTTCGTGGAACAAACTCAAGTAGATGCTTTGGCGGTTGCTATTGGTACCAGCCACGGTGCTTACAAGTTTACCCGCAAGCCGACTGGGGAAATCCTGGCTATCAGCCGCATTGAAGAAATCCACAGCCGTCTGCCGAACACGCACCTAGTGATGCACGGTTCCTCCTCTGTGCCGGAAGACCTACTGGCTCTGATTAACCAGTATGGCGGTACAATTCCAGAAACCTACGGTGTACCTGTAGAAGAAATTCAAAAGGGTATCAAGAGCGGTGTTCGGAAAGTGAACATCGACACTGATAACCGCTTGGCTATCACAGCAGCAGTGCGCGAAGCCCTTGCCAAAGATACTAAGGAGTTTGACCCCCGCCACTTCCTCAAGCCTTCTATCAAGTATATGCAGAAGGTTTGTGGCGATCGCTATCAGCAATTTGGCGCAGCTGGTCAAGGCACCAAAATTAAGCAGGTGTCTTTGGATGATTTCGCTGCTAAGTATGCTAAAGGCGAGTTGAGCGCTGTCACCAAGAAGGCTTTGACTGTCTAA
- a CDS encoding aldose epimerase codes for MFEIAIKQQQYKTYVLSDQAAQSHLEVVPERGGIIASLRLKGQEILYLDAERFANPDLSVRGGIPILFPICGNLPENTYTINGQSYHLKQHGFAREQPWEVTDQETQDKASLTLILNSNDSTRAVYPFDFQLAFTYVLLGNTLEIRQRYTNHSGTVMPFSTGLHPYFWTPEKTQLSFEIPGTEYLDQRTHQTHSFTGAFDLDADEIDVAFRQLSGNSATVSDRARHLQLTLNWDNNYSTFVFWTVKGKDFYCIEPWSAARNALNTGEQLIHLEPGASLETLVRLAINFV; via the coding sequence GTGTTTGAGATCGCCATTAAGCAGCAGCAATACAAAACCTATGTCCTCTCAGACCAAGCCGCCCAATCTCACCTAGAGGTTGTTCCCGAACGAGGCGGCATTATCGCCAGCCTACGTCTCAAAGGTCAGGAAATCCTCTACCTAGATGCAGAGCGGTTTGCCAATCCAGACTTGAGTGTCAGAGGTGGGATTCCGATTCTCTTTCCGATTTGCGGGAATTTACCCGAAAATACATACACTATCAACGGTCAGTCATACCATCTCAAGCAACATGGCTTTGCCCGCGAACAGCCTTGGGAAGTCACTGACCAAGAGACTCAAGACAAAGCAAGCCTTACCCTTATCCTAAACAGCAACGACTCCACACGCGCCGTTTACCCTTTTGACTTTCAACTCGCCTTCACCTACGTTCTGTTGGGCAATACGCTAGAAATTCGACAGCGCTACACCAATCACTCAGGGACAGTGATGCCCTTTTCCACAGGTTTGCATCCTTACTTCTGGACACCGGAAAAGACTCAACTAAGCTTTGAAATCCCCGGTACGGAATACCTGGATCAGCGCACCCACCAAACCCATTCGTTTACTGGTGCCTTTGACTTAGACGCTGATGAAATTGATGTTGCTTTTCGACAGCTTAGTGGGAATTCTGCCACAGTTAGCGATCGCGCTCGTCACTTACAGCTGACCCTCAACTGGGACAACAACTATTCCACCTTTGTCTTCTGGACGGTCAAAGGCAAAGATTTTTACTGCATAGAACCTTGGAGTGCGGCCCGCAATGCGCTAAATACTGGTGAGCAACTAATTCACCTGGAACCAGGAGCCAGTTTGGAGACACTTGTGCGCCTAGCCATAAATTTTGTCTGA
- a CDS encoding DUF6679 family protein, translating into MLHRKIYQLCCDGREVCIFLRDQQRWIERARILDIEGDLVTLRYETEEEDEVCSWEEMVRLESIGAVTQKLASVPRGNVEPLVSDDCPEAEQIRPSFPDSNPD; encoded by the coding sequence ATGCTACACCGCAAGATTTATCAACTCTGTTGCGATGGTCGTGAGGTCTGTATTTTCTTGCGGGACCAACAACGCTGGATAGAACGCGCTCGCATTCTTGACATTGAAGGAGATTTAGTAACACTCCGGTATGAAACCGAAGAAGAAGATGAAGTTTGTTCTTGGGAAGAAATGGTTCGCTTGGAAAGCATCGGTGCTGTAACTCAGAAGTTGGCTTCAGTACCGCGAGGGAATGTGGAACCTCTTGTATCTGACGATTGCCCAGAAGCTGAGCAGATTCGTCCGAGTTTCCCAGACTCGAATCCAGATTAA
- a CDS encoding MBL fold metallo-hydrolase — translation MSQAPPASSHGYDDLAYLPYGVGHSDEGVCLLVRLGPYRVLLDCGLADISPLLKAGNPPADLVLCSHAHSDHARGLLALRQAFPQLPIYASEVTTQLLPLNWPEVDTKDIPQLCQALPMRSPVEFQTGLAAELFPAGHLPGAAAILLTYTAPQRTYSLLYTGDFFLSNSRLVEGLPLEALRGLEPDVLIVEGSYGTARHPHRRNQENILAERINQAIAGAKSVLMPVPTLGLGQELLMLLRSHHLFTGQNLDIWVDGNVAAGCDAYLELLPSLPSSVQNFARHQSLFWDERVRPRVRRLPSEQRSSIGKSPCIVLTDESHDLREYCQPGTGPWVLLQPQQRRNMAMPYPYSLITGGEALIAQDYLLAQHSDGLGTTQLIHNLRPQHVIFVHGSPTYLADLTGLEELHNRYHLHSPGAGTLVELPIGETFVQPAAPETSYEGELSELGAVVTITLPEAIALDPRFTNFSDTGLVEARWQGEELVLRGLSQRELLSQSSDAKVPLSIECCGNCLHQRGQRCWNQDSPLYGFKVTPEGYCPVFETAHPAATPSDTDLESREE, via the coding sequence ATGAGTCAAGCTCCCCCGGCATCATCTCACGGCTACGATGATCTAGCCTATTTGCCCTATGGCGTTGGTCATAGCGACGAAGGGGTATGTTTGCTGGTGCGGTTGGGCCCATACCGCGTTCTTTTAGACTGTGGTTTGGCGGATATTTCGCCGCTTTTGAAAGCAGGAAATCCTCCAGCAGATTTGGTGCTGTGCAGCCATGCACACTCGGATCATGCTCGTGGGTTACTGGCGTTACGTCAGGCTTTCCCACAGTTGCCAATTTACGCCAGTGAGGTGACAACCCAACTACTGCCGCTGAATTGGCCAGAGGTAGATACTAAGGATATTCCACAATTGTGTCAGGCTTTGCCGATGCGATCGCCTGTGGAATTCCAAACCGGACTAGCGGCGGAATTGTTCCCAGCCGGGCATTTACCAGGCGCTGCAGCAATATTGCTTACCTACACTGCTCCACAACGCACCTACTCGCTACTTTACACAGGTGACTTCTTTCTCTCCAATTCCCGGCTGGTGGAAGGTTTGCCCCTGGAAGCTCTGCGCGGCTTAGAGCCTGATGTGCTAATTGTGGAAGGCAGTTATGGCACAGCACGTCATCCCCACAGACGAAACCAAGAAAACATCCTTGCAGAGCGAATTAATCAAGCGATCGCTGGGGCGAAATCTGTCTTAATGCCCGTCCCGACTTTAGGGCTAGGGCAAGAACTCCTAATGCTGTTGCGGAGTCACCACCTATTCACTGGTCAAAATTTAGACATTTGGGTAGATGGCAACGTTGCAGCTGGCTGCGATGCCTATCTGGAACTGCTACCCTCTCTCCCATCATCAGTACAAAATTTTGCCCGACATCAATCTTTATTTTGGGATGAGCGGGTGCGCCCTCGTGTGCGCCGGTTGCCTTCAGAACAGCGTTCCTCAATTGGAAAGTCTCCCTGTATCGTCCTCACCGATGAAAGTCATGATTTAAGGGAATACTGTCAACCAGGCACCGGGCCTTGGGTATTATTACAACCTCAGCAACGTAGGAACATGGCAATGCCATATCCCTACAGCCTCATTACTGGCGGCGAAGCACTGATTGCTCAGGACTATTTACTGGCCCAGCATTCGGATGGTTTGGGAACCACCCAGTTGATCCATAATCTCCGTCCGCAGCACGTAATTTTTGTTCACGGCTCCCCGACTTATTTGGCTGATTTAACTGGTTTGGAGGAGTTACACAACCGCTACCACTTGCATTCTCCAGGCGCGGGAACGTTGGTAGAACTCCCGATAGGCGAGACGTTTGTGCAACCTGCGGCACCAGAAACCAGCTATGAAGGGGAACTGTCGGAATTGGGAGCTGTGGTGACAATTACTTTACCAGAAGCGATCGCTCTAGACCCCCGCTTTACTAACTTTTCTGACACTGGTTTAGTAGAAGCCCGATGGCAGGGTGAAGAACTGGTATTGCGCGGCTTGTCCCAACGGGAACTACTTAGTCAGAGCAGCGATGCCAAAGTTCCCCTGAGTATTGAATGCTGCGGCAATTGCCTGCACCAACGGGGGCAACGCTGTTGGAACCAGGACTCGCCCCTCTATGGTTTTAAGGTGACACCGGAGGGATACTGTCCAGTTTTTGAAACGGCGCATCCCGCCGCTACACCCTCTGATACCGACTTAGAAAGTCGTGAAGAGTGA
- a CDS encoding DNA-3-methyladenine glycosylase — MNCIKNNQVVELSWLERPSTEVAPDLIGCTLVRQMADGEIIRGLIVETEAYGENDPACHAYRRRTGRNSVMFGEAGRTYVYLIYGMYHCLNVVTDRDGVPSAVLIRALQLESLPRWINERDRVKPSRIAAGPGKLCRALQIDSTLNAQVLQPGQPLWLEHRSSEFTPEIVQTTRIGLTQGIDLPWRWYLGNCPAVSKL, encoded by the coding sequence ATGAATTGTATCAAAAATAATCAAGTTGTAGAACTTTCCTGGCTAGAACGTCCATCCACGGAAGTTGCACCCGACCTAATTGGCTGTACGCTGGTACGGCAAATGGCAGACGGAGAAATTATCCGGGGGCTGATAGTGGAAACTGAAGCTTACGGAGAAAACGATCCAGCGTGTCATGCCTATCGGCGGCGAACTGGGCGAAACTCGGTGATGTTTGGGGAGGCGGGACGAACTTATGTTTATTTAATCTATGGGATGTATCATTGCCTCAACGTTGTGACAGACCGGGACGGCGTTCCTAGTGCAGTATTAATTCGGGCTTTGCAGCTAGAGTCATTACCCAGATGGATAAATGAGCGCGACCGAGTAAAACCATCACGAATTGCCGCTGGGCCCGGTAAACTCTGTCGCGCCTTGCAAATTGACAGCACTCTCAATGCACAAGTTCTACAACCCGGTCAACCTCTGTGGTTAGAACATCGCTCCTCAGAATTTACACCCGAAATCGTCCAGACGACTCGGATTGGTTTAACTCAGGGGATTGATTTGCCTTGGCGGTGGTATCTGGGAAACTGTCCGGCTGTTTCCAAACTCTAG
- a CDS encoding sporulation/spore germination protein, which translates to MQLIKKSIAPLLTGVIVLNLSSCTTTPTNRKTDNAVNPTTISNTAASTTTTTTSRTTITVTIYQPDNQCQELVPEKVAVSDKNSVAAAVGKVLEERDTADFNLAGYRVKVNQKSGVATVDLRLAPNQERKFVSLSTCEQFALFGSLRKTLISNQAWKIKDVRFTDQGQEIYL; encoded by the coding sequence ATGCAACTTATAAAAAAATCTATCGCCCCGCTTTTAACTGGAGTAATCGTTCTCAACCTAAGTAGCTGTACTACTACTCCTACCAACCGCAAAACAGACAACGCAGTTAATCCAACAACAATTTCAAATACTGCTGCTAGCACAACTACTACCACGACCTCAAGAACCACCATCACTGTCACCATCTACCAACCGGATAATCAGTGTCAGGAATTAGTGCCAGAAAAAGTAGCTGTCTCAGATAAAAATTCAGTAGCAGCAGCAGTTGGTAAAGTTTTGGAAGAAAGGGACACAGCCGACTTCAATTTAGCTGGGTATCGCGTCAAGGTTAATCAAAAAAGTGGCGTTGCTACTGTTGATTTGCGACTGGCACCCAATCAAGAACGGAAGTTTGTCTCTTTGTCAACTTGCGAACAATTCGCTCTATTCGGCAGTTTGCGAAAAACGCTGATTAGTAATCAAGCGTGGAAGATTAAAGATGTCCGCTTCACAGACCAAGGACAGGAAATTTATCTCTAG
- the mgtE gene encoding magnesium transporter produces MLTQEGRVALADIGDLNQLKSELNGLPAVDVGDYIVELPPEKRAIAFRLLKKDPAIDVFEYLPPEVQEELINSLHDNQVVQIVEAMRPDDRAELFDELPAGVVRRLLQQLSPSERQATARILGYPEGTAGRVMTTEYVWLREGLTVGEALSKIRLSDEDKETIYYAYVTDNNRKLVRVVSLRQLLFSIPDALIRDIASDRVVKATTETPQEEVAQLMKRYDLIAVPVVDREDRLVGIITIDDVVDILEEEATEDIQKLAGVSGGDEAALSPPHVTLRKRLPWLLGNIGLYIGAASAIAPFQGVISVVPVLAVIMPILSNTSGNVAIQALSVTVRGLGVGEVTPEDTLKILRKEILAGLGTALALSFALGILSLIWSPPNDRWVALVAAMVMAVNVIVAATLGTLLPMGLKRVNLDPALISGPLLTTMLDAVGFLTFLSLISVALRVVAHN; encoded by the coding sequence ATGCTCACTCAAGAAGGACGTGTTGCACTGGCGGATATTGGCGACTTAAATCAGCTAAAGTCGGAATTGAATGGTTTGCCAGCGGTAGATGTGGGGGATTACATTGTAGAATTGCCTCCAGAAAAGCGGGCGATCGCATTCCGATTACTGAAGAAAGATCCGGCTATTGATGTATTTGAATATCTGCCGCCAGAGGTGCAGGAAGAATTGATTAATTCGCTGCATGACAACCAGGTGGTGCAAATTGTCGAGGCGATGCGCCCTGATGACCGGGCAGAATTGTTTGATGAGTTGCCAGCTGGAGTCGTAAGGCGGCTTTTGCAACAACTCAGCCCTTCGGAACGGCAAGCAACAGCGAGAATTCTGGGTTATCCAGAAGGTACTGCTGGGCGCGTGATGACTACAGAATATGTATGGTTGCGGGAAGGCTTAACGGTGGGAGAAGCCTTAAGCAAAATCCGTCTGAGTGACGAAGATAAGGAAACAATTTATTACGCCTACGTCACAGACAACAACCGCAAACTGGTTCGGGTGGTGTCTTTGCGGCAGCTGTTATTTTCAATTCCCGATGCCCTGATCCGTGATATTGCCAGCGATCGCGTTGTCAAAGCTACTACGGAAACGCCCCAGGAAGAAGTCGCGCAACTAATGAAGCGTTACGACCTGATTGCAGTACCTGTAGTTGACCGCGAAGACCGATTGGTGGGGATTATTACCATTGACGACGTGGTGGACATTCTAGAGGAGGAAGCAACCGAAGACATTCAGAAACTCGCTGGGGTGAGTGGTGGTGATGAAGCCGCTTTGTCGCCTCCCCACGTTACGCTTCGCAAGCGACTGCCGTGGTTGTTGGGTAATATTGGTTTGTATATTGGTGCGGCGAGTGCGATCGCGCCCTTCCAAGGTGTAATTTCGGTTGTGCCAGTTCTTGCGGTCATCATGCCGATTTTGTCCAACACCAGTGGCAATGTCGCTATTCAAGCTTTATCAGTGACAGTACGCGGACTCGGTGTAGGTGAAGTGACACCGGAAGATACGTTAAAAATTCTCCGCAAGGAAATCTTAGCGGGGTTGGGTACGGCTTTAGCTTTAAGTTTTGCCCTTGGCATCCTTTCGTTAATTTGGTCGCCGCCAAATGACCGATGGGTGGCTTTAGTTGCCGCAATGGTGATGGCTGTTAATGTTATCGTAGCCGCGACTTTGGGAACTTTGCTGCCAATGGGTTTGAAGCGGGTTAACCTCGATCCAGCTCTAATTAGCGGCCCGTTATTAACTACAATGCTGGATGCAGTGGGATTTTTGACCTTCTTATCGCTGATCTCGGTTGCTTTGAGGGTAGTAGCCCACAATTAA
- a CDS encoding aspartate carbamoyltransferase catalytic subunit, which translates to MPTTNWTRHHILSLADFTPDEYDTVLQTAASFQEVLSRRTKKVPTLQGQVVANLFFESSTRTRSSFELAAKRLSADTLNFAAATSSLTKGETILDTAKTYLAMGADMMVIRHREAGVPQAIALEMDRLRSRVGVLNAGDGQHEHPSQALLDLFTICTLLDPGHPRLELLKDKKIVIVGDILHSRVARSNIWSLTATGAEVHLAGPPTLLPQLFAAYGSQGLEGEAIPQSPIPNPQRKLFLHWDLEPALQNADFVMTLRLQKERMTQHLLPSLREYHQRYGITRDRLKLCQQNVKVLHPGPVNRGVEISSDLMDDPQFSLISQQVTSGVAVRMALLYLMGSGKS; encoded by the coding sequence ATGCCTACTACCAATTGGACTCGTCACCACATTCTTTCCTTGGCAGATTTTACGCCAGATGAATACGACACTGTGCTGCAAACTGCTGCCAGTTTTCAAGAGGTGCTTTCGCGGCGCACGAAGAAAGTACCAACGCTACAAGGTCAGGTAGTCGCTAATTTGTTTTTTGAATCTTCTACCCGTACTCGCAGTAGTTTTGAACTGGCAGCAAAGCGCCTCTCTGCTGATACGCTGAATTTTGCAGCAGCAACGTCTTCTTTGACGAAGGGCGAGACAATTCTGGATACGGCGAAAACCTATCTGGCAATGGGTGCGGATATGATGGTGATTCGCCATCGGGAGGCGGGAGTGCCGCAAGCGATCGCCTTGGAAATGGATCGTTTGCGATCGCGGGTAGGTGTCCTCAATGCTGGTGATGGTCAGCACGAACACCCTTCCCAAGCACTCTTAGACTTGTTTACCATCTGCACTCTTTTAGACCCAGGCCACCCGCGACTCGAACTCCTCAAAGACAAAAAAATTGTCATTGTTGGCGATATTCTCCACTCGCGGGTAGCCAGATCGAATATCTGGAGTTTGACAGCGACAGGCGCAGAGGTTCATCTAGCTGGGCCACCCACTCTTTTACCCCAGCTTTTTGCTGCCTACGGTAGCCAGGGACTTGAGGGAGAGGCAATTCCCCAATCCCCAATCCCCAATCCCCAACGAAAGCTATTTCTCCACTGGGATTTAGAACCAGCTTTACAAAATGCCGATTTTGTGATGACGTTGCGGCTGCAAAAGGAACGCATGACTCAGCATTTGCTGCCTAGTCTGCGAGAATACCATCAACGGTATGGGATAACACGCGATCGCCTGAAACTCTGCCAACAGAACGTTAAAGTGCTGCATCCAGGGCCAGTTAATCGTGGCGTGGAAATTAGTTCTGACCTGATGGACGACCCCCAGTTCAGTTTAATCTCCCAGCAGGTGACGAGCGGCGTTGCCGTTCGCATGGCACTACTTTACCTGATGGGCAGCGGTAAATCTTAA
- a CDS encoding molybdenum cofactor biosynthesis protein MoaE, whose product MNGVTSLLNTPTQHHKGDNFAISFAPLSLEEVYALGDDPGNGAIVVMSGMVRNQTDGRPVVALEYQAYEPMALQIFRQIAADIRQTWQDVNRVVIHHRIGRLEIGQISVLVAVGCPHRSEAFEACQYAIDTLKHNAPIWKKEHWADGSSSWVSIGACETQQEGC is encoded by the coding sequence ATGAATGGTGTCACCAGTCTTTTAAACACTCCCACTCAACACCACAAAGGAGACAACTTTGCCATCTCCTTTGCTCCCTTGTCACTGGAAGAAGTTTATGCCTTAGGAGATGACCCAGGTAACGGTGCCATTGTGGTGATGAGTGGAATGGTTCGCAATCAAACCGATGGTAGACCAGTAGTTGCCTTGGAGTATCAAGCTTATGAGCCGATGGCTTTACAAATCTTTAGACAAATTGCCGCTGATATCCGCCAAACATGGCAAGATGTCAATCGGGTTGTAATTCACCATCGCATCGGACGCTTAGAAATTGGTCAAATCAGCGTGCTAGTAGCTGTGGGTTGTCCTCACCGTTCGGAAGCCTTTGAAGCCTGCCAATATGCGATTGATACCCTAAAGCACAACGCTCCAATTTGGAAAAAGGAACATTGGGCGGATGGTTCTAGTAGTTGGGTGAGTATTGGTGCTTGCGAAACTCAACAAGAGGGTTGCTAA
- a CDS encoding SH3 domain-containing protein, whose amino-acid sequence MKTKSHWAMPVTLFAVGLTAAGGLNLSATAVTNSTTYSSIQESQPNSIQPQGELLLAQGLVGQCRAVNQRIFVYAQRSTTSQTIRTLAPNETVTLADNGSAGWIAINAPATGYVQAQYLKPCTGANNPPPVQPSSLCRVVTYRGSEGLAIRSGPNKTGTRVGGIRLGDRVTLAKSPPDLTYDSDRRAWVQITAPVAGWISYGYPSSNSLNVGRCP is encoded by the coding sequence ATGAAAACAAAGAGCCACTGGGCAATGCCTGTTACCCTGTTTGCTGTCGGATTAACCGCTGCGGGGGGCTTGAATCTCTCCGCCACTGCGGTCACTAACAGCACCACATATAGCTCTATTCAAGAATCACAACCAAATTCTATTCAGCCTCAGGGCGAGTTGCTACTAGCACAGGGACTTGTGGGACAGTGCCGCGCCGTTAATCAGCGGATTTTTGTCTACGCACAGCGTTCAACCACGAGTCAAACGATTAGAACCTTAGCTCCCAACGAAACAGTTACTCTGGCAGATAATGGTAGTGCTGGTTGGATTGCCATTAATGCGCCTGCTACGGGTTACGTACAGGCACAATACCTTAAACCCTGCACTGGAGCAAACAATCCTCCCCCTGTTCAACCTTCCAGCCTCTGTCGCGTAGTTACGTACAGAGGAAGTGAGGGTTTGGCTATTCGTAGTGGCCCCAACAAAACTGGCACCAGAGTTGGTGGAATCAGACTTGGCGATCGCGTTACTCTCGCGAAGAGTCCTCCAGACTTAACTTACGATAGCGATCGCCGTGCTTGGGTACAAATTACCGCCCCGGTTGCCGGATGGATTTCTTACGGCTATCCTAGTTCAAACTCATTGAATGTCGGTCGTTGTCCGTAG